The Corynebacterium jeddahense genome has a window encoding:
- a CDS encoding alanine/glycine:cation symporter family protein — MADFIDSLNGIIWSNWLVYLCLGAGAYFTLVTLFLQIRCLPDMIQQLKAGESSEQGISSFQSLMISLAGRVGVGNIAGVATAIAFGGPGAVFWMWLVALLGSATSFVECCLAQIYKEPDRDTGEYRGGPAFYIEKAYKHTSARPFMLVYAVIFAICMLLATSYFLPGIQANGVAAAVDNAWGVNVWISAAVMAVLLGFIIIGGVKRIANFASMVVPFMAGIYIIVAIIVLFANASDIPHVFGMIFRAAFDKEAAFSGMLGAAIMWGVKRGIYSNEAGQGTGPQSAAAAEVSHPAKQGFVQAFAVYVDTLFVCSATAFIIISTDMYKVFDGQSEDGDVIYAGSLPDGVPVGPGFVQEGLNSFASGLGPSFVALAIMFFAFTTVLAYYYMAEVNFAYLMRWVKSESARKVILWGLRVLIIIAIFVGATTTPGTAWALGDIGVGATAWLNIVAILFLQVPALKALWDYRRQKKAGLDPQFDPEALGIKNADFWVERKHKMIEAGTWPGVEGKVVTVAAPAAPGAADAPGAAGSAGSTAVRGE, encoded by the coding sequence ATGGCAGACTTCATTGATTCACTCAACGGGATCATCTGGTCCAACTGGCTGGTGTACCTGTGCCTCGGCGCCGGTGCATATTTCACGCTAGTGACGCTGTTTTTGCAGATCCGCTGCCTGCCGGACATGATCCAGCAGCTCAAGGCGGGCGAGAGCTCCGAACAGGGCATTTCCTCGTTCCAGTCGCTCATGATCTCGCTCGCAGGCCGCGTCGGCGTGGGCAACATCGCGGGCGTGGCCACGGCCATCGCGTTCGGCGGCCCGGGCGCGGTGTTCTGGATGTGGCTCGTGGCGCTGCTCGGCTCCGCGACGTCGTTCGTGGAGTGCTGCCTCGCCCAGATTTACAAGGAACCCGACCGCGACACCGGCGAGTACCGCGGCGGCCCGGCCTTCTACATCGAGAAGGCGTACAAGCACACCTCGGCCCGCCCGTTCATGCTCGTCTACGCGGTCATCTTCGCCATCTGCATGCTGCTGGCCACGTCCTACTTCCTGCCCGGCATCCAGGCCAACGGCGTCGCGGCGGCGGTGGACAACGCGTGGGGCGTCAACGTGTGGATCTCCGCGGCGGTCATGGCCGTGCTCCTCGGCTTCATCATCATCGGCGGCGTGAAGCGCATCGCCAACTTCGCCTCCATGGTCGTGCCGTTCATGGCCGGCATCTACATCATCGTCGCCATCATCGTGCTCTTCGCCAACGCCTCGGACATCCCGCACGTGTTCGGCATGATCTTCCGCGCCGCCTTTGACAAGGAGGCCGCGTTCTCTGGCATGCTCGGCGCCGCCATCATGTGGGGCGTCAAGCGCGGCATCTACTCCAACGAAGCCGGCCAGGGCACCGGCCCGCAGTCCGCGGCGGCCGCCGAGGTCTCCCACCCGGCCAAGCAGGGCTTCGTCCAGGCGTTCGCGGTGTACGTGGACACGCTGTTCGTCTGCTCCGCCACCGCGTTCATCATCATCTCCACCGACATGTACAAGGTCTTCGACGGCCAGTCCGAGGACGGAGACGTGATCTACGCAGGCTCGCTTCCCGACGGCGTCCCCGTCGGCCCCGGCTTCGTCCAGGAGGGCCTGAACTCCTTCGCCTCCGGCCTCGGCCCGTCTTTCGTCGCGCTGGCGATCATGTTCTTCGCCTTCACCACCGTGCTGGCGTACTACTACATGGCCGAGGTGAACTTCGCCTACCTCATGCGTTGGGTGAAGAGCGAGAGTGCCCGCAAGGTCATCCTCTGGGGCCTGCGCGTGCTCATCATCATCGCGATCTTCGTCGGCGCGACCACGACCCCCGGCACGGCCTGGGCGCTCGGCGACATCGGCGTCGGCGCCACGGCGTGGCTCAACATCGTGGCAATCCTCTTCCTGCAGGTCCCGGCCCTCAAGGCGCTGTGGGACTACCGGCGCCAGAAGAAGGCCGGCCTCGACCCGCAGTTCGACCCCGAGGCCCTGGGCATCAAGAACGCCGACTTCTGGGTGGAGCGCAAGCACAAGATGATCGAGGCGGGCACGTGGCCCGGCGTCGAGGGCAAGGTGGTGACGGTGGCTGCGCCTGCTGCGCCGGGCGCGGCTGATGCGCCGGGCGCGGCTGGGTCGGCTGGCTCCACCGCCGTCCGCGGCGAGTAG
- a CDS encoding YjiH family protein: protein MDAPTPPPRKRHPARRFTAAWPVKDLPAGSSVLIDDLTDPNEPTTSDAPEADPHPANVWRFFVYSAIGIFAFFIPFKIGDSKSTILLDHIVTWITTTLGDGSRYLALIAIVAGTIYQFVTGRWKEDYARMAFAALSVLAILLCAMLTFGFGPSWLFNPEIGPFILDKLVISVGLLIPVGAIFLGMLVGFGLMEFIGVLVQPIMRPVFHTPGKSAVDAVASFLGSYSLGLLITDRMYKNGNYNGREAAIVASGFSTVSATFMVIVAKTLDMMDHWTAYFFITFIITFIVTAITVRIPPISRIPEDYYPGATPHPEKAITGNRLKAAWREAKLELAKAPSLGKVLWENFRDGITMAVQVIPGIMSVGVIGLVLATYTPVFKILGVVFYPLVWALQLPDPWATSGALATGLAEMFLPATLVAGSTSMVLKFTIAVTCVSQIFFFSAMVPAVLATDIPLNIVKMIEIWFIRVVLTVLITVPVAHLLF from the coding sequence ATGGACGCCCCCACCCCTCCCCCACGCAAGCGGCACCCCGCCCGCAGGTTCACCGCGGCGTGGCCGGTGAAGGATCTTCCCGCGGGGTCGAGCGTGCTTATCGACGACCTCACGGACCCCAACGAGCCCACCACCAGCGACGCCCCCGAGGCGGACCCGCACCCGGCGAACGTGTGGCGCTTCTTCGTCTACAGCGCCATCGGCATCTTCGCGTTCTTCATCCCGTTCAAGATCGGGGACTCGAAGTCGACGATCCTGCTCGACCACATCGTCACCTGGATCACCACCACCCTCGGCGACGGCTCGCGCTACCTCGCGCTCATCGCCATCGTCGCGGGCACGATCTACCAGTTCGTCACCGGCCGGTGGAAAGAGGACTACGCGCGCATGGCGTTTGCCGCGCTGTCCGTGCTGGCGATCCTGCTCTGCGCGATGCTCACGTTCGGCTTCGGCCCGTCCTGGCTGTTCAACCCGGAAATCGGCCCGTTCATCCTGGACAAGCTGGTCATCTCGGTCGGCCTGCTCATCCCGGTCGGCGCGATCTTCCTCGGCATGCTCGTCGGCTTCGGCCTCATGGAGTTCATCGGCGTGCTGGTCCAGCCGATCATGCGCCCGGTGTTCCACACCCCGGGCAAGTCCGCCGTCGACGCGGTCGCGTCCTTCCTCGGCTCCTACTCGCTGGGGCTCCTGATCACGGACCGCATGTACAAGAACGGCAACTACAACGGGCGCGAGGCGGCCATCGTCGCATCAGGCTTCTCGACGGTCTCCGCCACGTTCATGGTCATCGTCGCGAAGACGCTGGACATGATGGACCACTGGACGGCCTACTTCTTCATCACCTTCATCATCACGTTCATCGTCACCGCCATCACGGTGCGCATCCCTCCCATCTCCCGCATCCCCGAGGACTACTACCCGGGCGCCACCCCGCACCCGGAGAAGGCCATCACGGGCAACCGCCTCAAGGCGGCGTGGCGCGAGGCGAAGCTGGAGCTGGCGAAAGCGCCGTCGCTGGGCAAGGTGCTGTGGGAGAACTTCCGCGACGGCATCACCATGGCCGTCCAGGTCATCCCGGGCATCATGTCCGTCGGCGTGATCGGCCTGGTCCTGGCCACGTACACGCCGGTGTTCAAGATCCTCGGCGTGGTGTTCTACCCGCTCGTGTGGGCCCTGCAGCTGCCGGACCCGTGGGCGACCTCGGGCGCGCTGGCCACCGGCCTGGCGGAGATGTTCCTGCCCGCGACCCTCGTCGCCGGCTCGACGAGCATGGTGCTCAAGTTCACCATCGCCGTGACCTGCGTGAGCCAGATCTTCTTCTTCTCGGCGATGGTGCCGGCGGTGCTGGCCACGGACATCCCGCTCAACATCGTGAAGATGATCGAGATCTGGTTCATCCGCGTCGTGCTCACCGTGCTCATCACGGTGCCCGTCGCGCACCTGCTGTTCTAG
- the hutG gene encoding formimidoylglutamase, which yields MNTVTAPLFTPASDWSGRDDGPGPEHARWHSVVDTQAAPREGAVHLIGFASDEGVERNGGRQGAAQGPAALRAALGSLAIHDEQLRIDAGTVTTQHDDLEGAQRELSDRVRDLVAAQGASGMTVVLGGGHETSFASHRGAYEALGPLQVINFDAHFDLRAADRPTSGTPFKQIAELEGEHFDYSVFGISKPNNTKVLFNTAAELGVTTVLDTELAEMTVREAAERALAAVDGDLPIHLSIDLDVLPAAVAPGVSAPAGFGVAYAALRAMVEAVASAGRVALLDVVELNPDFDVDNRTAKAAARLIDDAVAGAR from the coding sequence ATGAACACAGTCACCGCACCGCTATTTACCCCCGCCTCCGACTGGTCCGGCCGCGACGACGGCCCCGGCCCCGAGCACGCGCGCTGGCACAGCGTCGTGGACACCCAGGCCGCCCCGCGCGAGGGTGCCGTCCACCTCATCGGCTTCGCCTCCGACGAGGGCGTCGAGCGCAACGGCGGCCGCCAGGGCGCGGCGCAAGGCCCCGCGGCGTTGCGCGCCGCGCTCGGCTCCCTCGCCATCCACGACGAGCAGTTGCGTATCGACGCCGGCACCGTGACCACCCAGCACGACGACCTCGAGGGCGCCCAGCGCGAGCTGTCCGACCGCGTGCGCGACCTCGTGGCTGCGCAGGGCGCGTCCGGCATGACCGTCGTCCTCGGCGGCGGGCACGAGACGTCCTTCGCGTCCCACCGCGGGGCGTACGAGGCGCTCGGCCCGCTGCAGGTGATCAACTTCGACGCCCACTTCGACCTGCGCGCCGCCGACCGGCCCACCTCCGGCACCCCGTTTAAGCAGATCGCGGAGCTCGAGGGCGAGCACTTCGACTACTCCGTCTTTGGCATTTCCAAGCCGAACAACACGAAGGTGCTCTTCAATACCGCCGCGGAGCTCGGTGTGACCACCGTGCTGGACACCGAGCTCGCCGAGATGACGGTGCGCGAAGCTGCCGAGCGCGCGCTCGCCGCCGTCGACGGCGACCTGCCGATCCACCTGTCCATCGACCTCGACGTCCTGCCCGCGGCGGTCGCGCCGGGCGTGTCCGCGCCCGCCGGCTTCGGCGTGGCTTACGCGGCGCTGCGCGCGATGGTCGAGGCCGTGGCGTCGGCCGGGCGCGTGGCGCTGCTCGACGTCGTGGAGCTCAACCCCGACTTCGACGTGGACAACCGCACCGCCAAGGCCGCTGCGCGCCTTATCGACGATGCGGTTGCGGGGGCGCGCTAG
- a CDS encoding IclR family transcriptional regulator, with amino-acid sequence MSKPQVPAAHNVLRILSLLSTTDAPISATRIQRELGLPRSTTYHMLRELEDSGFVVHLEEAGTYGLGLAAYRMAQAYTTQQPLVRLATKPLARIAGLAGGSAHLTRLAGSEIVYLHEVRAPGAVSLVTEVGVRLPALSTASGRIMLAHLPEAERRAVFTSSGERGRYSEVREQLSAYRRQGWAGECEEVSRGQESVAVAVLDHLSRPAAALAATFAVGRVDKQLLLDALADASEHLREQFFGNAVE; translated from the coding sequence ATGAGCAAACCCCAGGTTCCCGCCGCGCACAACGTGCTGCGGATCCTGTCGCTGCTGTCCACCACCGACGCGCCGATTTCCGCCACCCGCATCCAGCGCGAGCTCGGCCTACCGCGCTCGACGACGTACCACATGCTGCGGGAACTCGAGGATTCCGGCTTCGTCGTCCACCTGGAGGAAGCGGGGACGTACGGGCTCGGCCTCGCCGCCTACCGCATGGCGCAGGCGTACACGACGCAGCAGCCGCTCGTGCGCCTGGCCACGAAGCCGCTTGCGCGCATCGCCGGCCTCGCCGGGGGCTCGGCGCACCTCACCCGCCTCGCCGGCTCCGAGATCGTCTACCTCCACGAGGTCCGCGCGCCCGGCGCCGTCTCCCTGGTCACGGAGGTGGGGGTGCGCCTGCCCGCGCTCTCCACCGCGTCGGGCCGCATCATGCTCGCGCACCTGCCCGAGGCGGAGCGCCGCGCGGTGTTCACCTCCTCGGGCGAGCGCGGCCGCTACAGCGAGGTGCGCGAGCAGCTTTCCGCGTATCGACGCCAAGGCTGGGCCGGCGAATGCGAGGAGGTCTCGCGGGGGCAGGAGTCCGTCGCCGTCGCCGTCCTCGACCACCTGTCGCGCCCGGCTGCGGCGTTGGCGGCGACGTTTGCCGTAGGTCGCGTCGATAAGCAACTGCTTCTCGACGCCCTCGCCGACGCCTCCGAGCACCTCCGCGAGCAATTTTTCGGCAACGCGGTCGAGTAG
- the hutH gene encoding histidine ammonia-lyase, translating to MTTNNAITVGIGALSIEDVVAVARHGAQVSIDPAALEEIAATRQRVEELAADPTPVYGVSTGFGALATKHIPEDMRAQLQVSLVRSHAAGSGPEVEEEVVRALMLLRLSTLCTGRTGVRPVVAETYAAALNAGITPVVREFGSLGCSGDLAPLAHCALALIGEGEVRVHGGEIVPAADALAEAGIEPLVLREKEGLALINGTDGMLGMLCLAIADLREAAKVSDIATAMSVEGLTGTLSVFDDDLQQLRPHPGQADSAYNIRTVAAGSPILAAALDEFKANQVQDAYSIRCTPQVAGGFRDTLTYVTQVANRELAAANDNPVVAKDGRVASNGNFHGAPVAYVLDFLAIVVADLASISERRTDRFLDPARNRGLNAFLAGDPGVDSGHMIAQYTQAGIVGELKRNAVPASADSIPSSAMQEDHVSMGWSAGRKLRRSIDGLHRVLAVEILTAARALDMRSGEPAAGTGAAVAVLRSRVEGPGTDRFLSPEIEQSVQLVKGGDYVAAVEGAVGELR from the coding sequence ATGACAACAAACAACGCAATCACTGTGGGAATCGGCGCGCTGTCCATCGAGGACGTCGTCGCCGTCGCACGCCACGGCGCGCAGGTCTCGATCGACCCGGCCGCCCTCGAGGAGATCGCCGCCACGCGCCAGCGTGTCGAGGAGCTCGCGGCCGACCCGACCCCGGTCTACGGCGTGTCCACCGGCTTCGGCGCGCTGGCCACGAAGCACATCCCCGAGGACATGCGCGCGCAGCTCCAGGTCTCGCTCGTGCGCTCCCACGCCGCTGGCTCCGGCCCGGAGGTGGAGGAAGAGGTCGTGCGCGCCCTCATGCTGCTGCGCCTGTCCACCCTGTGCACCGGCCGCACCGGCGTGCGCCCCGTCGTCGCCGAGACGTACGCCGCCGCCCTCAACGCCGGGATCACGCCGGTCGTGCGCGAATTCGGCTCGCTCGGCTGCTCCGGCGACCTCGCCCCGCTCGCCCACTGCGCGCTCGCGCTCATCGGCGAGGGCGAGGTGCGCGTCCACGGCGGCGAGATCGTCCCTGCCGCCGACGCCCTCGCCGAGGCGGGCATCGAGCCGCTCGTGCTGCGCGAGAAGGAGGGCCTGGCGCTCATCAACGGCACCGACGGCATGCTCGGCATGCTGTGCCTGGCCATCGCTGACCTGCGCGAGGCGGCGAAGGTCTCCGACATCGCCACCGCCATGAGCGTGGAGGGCCTGACCGGCACGCTGTCCGTCTTCGACGACGACCTGCAGCAGCTGCGCCCCCACCCGGGTCAGGCCGACTCCGCGTACAACATCCGCACCGTCGCCGCGGGCTCGCCCATCCTCGCCGCCGCGCTCGACGAGTTCAAGGCGAACCAGGTCCAGGACGCCTACTCCATCCGCTGTACCCCGCAGGTCGCCGGCGGCTTCCGCGACACGCTCACCTACGTCACGCAGGTAGCCAACCGCGAGCTCGCCGCCGCCAACGACAACCCCGTGGTGGCCAAGGACGGCCGCGTCGCCTCCAACGGCAACTTCCACGGCGCGCCGGTGGCGTACGTGCTGGACTTCCTGGCCATCGTGGTGGCAGACCTGGCGTCGATTAGCGAGCGCCGCACCGACCGCTTCCTCGACCCCGCCCGCAACCGCGGCCTCAACGCCTTCCTCGCCGGCGACCCGGGCGTGGACTCCGGCCATATGATCGCGCAGTACACGCAGGCAGGCATCGTCGGCGAGCTGAAGCGCAACGCGGTGCCGGCGTCGGCGGACTCCATCCCGTCCTCCGCCATGCAGGAGGACCACGTCTCCATGGGCTGGTCCGCCGGCCGCAAGCTGCGCCGCAGCATCGACGGCCTGCACCGCGTGCTCGCCGTGGAGATCCTCACCGCGGCCCGCGCGCTGGACATGCGCTCCGGGGAGCCGGCCGCCGGCACCGGCGCTGCCGTCGCGGTGCTGCGCTCGCGCGTTGAGGGCCCCGGCACCGACCGGTTCCTTTCCCCCGAGATCGAGCAGTCCGTGCAGCTAGTCAAGGGCGGGGACTACGTCGCGGCGGTCGAGGGCGCCGTCGGCGAGCTGCGGTAG
- a CDS encoding flavin reductase family protein produces the protein MKWHPQSEPNPLPYSPFKASTVPRPIGWLSSVDTEGCENIAPYSQWQNLTFDPPMVMFSANQYPDGRRKDTVLNAEQTGWFVWNMATYDLREEVNKSAMALEHSDSEWDHLDVTKEYADHLNIPMVKESPLKFECKYKTTLRIPGNSPVGTIDLVVADVETIHIDDAVIDDEGKLDILKIKPIARMGYFDYTVVTEKFEMRVPGSDSAAQAGLEGSA, from the coding sequence ATGAAGTGGCACCCACAGTCCGAACCGAACCCGCTGCCGTATTCCCCCTTCAAAGCCAGTACTGTTCCGCGCCCGATTGGGTGGCTGTCCAGCGTGGATACGGAGGGGTGCGAGAATATCGCCCCATACTCGCAGTGGCAGAACCTCACCTTTGACCCGCCGATGGTGATGTTTTCGGCGAACCAGTATCCGGATGGGCGTCGCAAAGATACTGTGCTCAACGCCGAGCAAACGGGCTGGTTCGTATGGAATATGGCGACCTACGACCTGCGCGAAGAGGTCAACAAGTCCGCCATGGCGCTCGAGCACAGCGACAGCGAGTGGGACCACCTCGACGTGACCAAGGAGTACGCCGACCACCTCAACATCCCGATGGTCAAGGAGAGCCCGCTCAAGTTCGAGTGCAAGTACAAGACCACGCTGCGCATCCCAGGCAACTCGCCGGTGGGCACGATCGACCTGGTGGTCGCGGACGTGGAGACGATCCACATCGACGACGCCGTCATCGACGACGAGGGCAAGCTGGACATCCTCAAGATCAAGCCGATCGCGCGCATGGGCTACTTCGACTACACCGTGGTCACCGAGAAGTTCGAGATGCGCGTGCCGGGCTCCGACTCCGCGGCGCAGGCCGGGCTGGAGGGCTCTGCGTAG
- a CDS encoding acyl-CoA dehydrogenase family protein, with product MAGRYPNGDFYDFESELSTEEKDILYRVRDWTQTSVLPIAVDYWNRSEFPHELLPSISELNIISLVRGQGRSRLLAGLVTAEIHRADGSVGTFFSGQDGLFTGSIELLGSEEQKERWLDDLYAVRKTGVLAITEPEAGSDVAQGMRTTATKVDGGWILNGAKRWIGNATFSDYVAVYARDPEDDQVKGFIVDTNAEGYKATLMENRIAIRAVQNADITLDNVFVPDGDKLEGANSFKDINKVFKSARSTVGWQAVGTQMGALDVALGYADERIQFGKKISSFQLNQNKLATMQGNLVASESMMAQLARMEDRGSANNEQSALAKAFTSKLMRETVALGREIMGGNGLISDYRMAKIFNDAEAIYSYEGTYDINQLIVGRAITGESAFV from the coding sequence ATGGCTGGGCGATACCCAAACGGCGATTTTTACGACTTTGAAAGCGAACTGTCCACCGAGGAGAAGGACATCCTCTATCGCGTACGCGACTGGACACAGACCTCCGTCCTGCCTATCGCGGTGGACTACTGGAACCGCTCCGAGTTCCCCCACGAGCTGCTGCCATCAATCAGCGAGCTGAACATCATCAGCCTCGTGCGAGGACAGGGGCGTTCGCGCCTGCTTGCTGGCCTAGTCACCGCTGAGATTCACCGCGCTGATGGCTCGGTGGGCACGTTTTTCTCAGGTCAGGATGGGCTGTTCACCGGCAGCATCGAGCTGCTCGGCTCAGAAGAGCAAAAAGAACGCTGGCTCGACGACCTGTACGCGGTTCGCAAGACCGGCGTGCTTGCGATCACAGAGCCGGAGGCGGGTTCAGATGTCGCGCAGGGCATGCGCACCACCGCGACGAAGGTCGACGGCGGCTGGATCCTCAACGGCGCGAAGCGGTGGATAGGCAACGCCACGTTCTCCGACTACGTGGCCGTTTATGCACGCGACCCCGAGGATGACCAAGTCAAGGGGTTCATCGTGGACACGAACGCCGAAGGCTACAAGGCCACGCTGATGGAAAACCGTATTGCCATCCGCGCGGTGCAAAACGCCGACATCACGCTGGACAACGTCTTCGTCCCAGACGGCGACAAGCTCGAGGGCGCAAACTCGTTCAAGGACATCAACAAGGTGTTCAAGTCGGCGCGCTCCACGGTGGGCTGGCAAGCCGTCGGCACGCAAATGGGTGCACTTGACGTCGCACTGGGTTACGCAGATGAGCGCATCCAGTTCGGCAAGAAGATTTCTTCGTTCCAGCTGAATCAGAACAAGCTGGCCACGATGCAGGGCAACTTGGTCGCAAGCGAATCCATGATGGCGCAGCTCGCGCGCATGGAGGATCGCGGCTCCGCGAACAACGAGCAGTCCGCGCTGGCAAAGGCGTTCACCTCCAAGCTCATGCGCGAGACGGTTGCGCTCGGTCGCGAGATCATGGGTGGCAATGGCCTGATTTCCGACTATCGCATGGCCAAGATCTTCAACGACGCCGAGGCCATCTATTCCTACGAAGGCACGTACGACATCAACCAGCTCATCGTGGGCCGCGCCATTACCGGCGAGTCCGCCTTCGTCTAG
- a CDS encoding CaiB/BaiF CoA transferase family protein, with protein MNTQNPAPLDGVRVLDLSRVLAGPFCAMILADLGAEVIKVESPWGDDSRQFGPFVDDTSAYFRLFNRNKRGITLDFKNEDDLTTLRGLVERADVVIENFRPGVMEKLGIGPSALREINPRLIVTSISGFGQTGSMSQEPAYDLVAQAMSGLMHVTGWPDGNPTRVGISLGDEVPGLYAAIATLAALRQRELTGEGQHVDLAMYDSLISIMESVGMRALHTDTPPTRLGNDHGLSAPFSTYATQDGEVVIAITTNRLFDRLAESLGKPDLASDPRFDDPLKRSANRAELREEIETALADKTVEETLALFAEYGVPTARVYPLDEALESDLAKERGVVAEETDGFRTLASPIALHNMPRPTPAPELGQDNDAISEWLAEEPRTS; from the coding sequence ATGAACACCCAGAATCCCGCTCCCCTCGACGGTGTACGCGTCCTCGACCTTTCCCGCGTGCTCGCAGGCCCGTTTTGTGCGATGATCCTCGCCGACCTCGGCGCGGAAGTAATCAAGGTGGAGTCCCCCTGGGGCGACGATTCGCGCCAGTTCGGGCCGTTCGTTGACGATACGTCCGCTTACTTCCGCCTCTTCAACCGGAATAAGCGTGGAATCACGCTCGATTTCAAGAACGAGGACGACCTCACCACCCTGCGTGGACTGGTTGAGCGCGCTGACGTGGTAATCGAGAACTTCCGCCCGGGCGTAATGGAAAAGCTCGGCATCGGCCCATCGGCGTTGCGGGAAATCAACCCGCGCTTGATCGTTACCAGCATCAGCGGCTTCGGCCAGACCGGTTCAATGTCGCAAGAACCCGCGTACGACCTAGTCGCCCAGGCAATGAGCGGCCTCATGCACGTCACGGGCTGGCCGGACGGCAACCCCACCCGAGTGGGTATCAGCCTTGGCGACGAGGTGCCCGGGCTGTACGCGGCCATAGCGACGCTCGCCGCGTTGCGTCAGCGGGAGCTGACCGGCGAGGGGCAACATGTCGACTTAGCGATGTACGACTCGCTGATCTCCATCATGGAATCCGTCGGCATGCGCGCCCTGCATACCGATACCCCGCCTACGCGACTTGGCAACGACCACGGGTTGTCCGCGCCGTTCAGCACCTACGCGACGCAGGACGGCGAGGTAGTGATCGCAATCACCACCAACCGCCTCTTCGACCGCCTCGCCGAAAGCCTGGGTAAGCCGGATCTCGCGAGCGATCCGCGTTTCGACGATCCGCTCAAGCGCTCAGCCAACCGGGCTGAATTGCGTGAGGAAATCGAGACCGCACTTGCGGACAAGACCGTCGAGGAAACCCTCGCCCTCTTCGCTGAATACGGCGTCCCGACTGCTCGTGTCTACCCGCTCGACGAGGCCTTGGAGAGCGATCTAGCAAAAGAGCGCGGAGTCGTCGCCGAAGAAACGGATGGATTCCGGACCCTCGCGTCTCCAATCGCTCTGCACAACATGCCGCGGCCTACCCCTGCCCCTGAACTCGGGCAAGACAACGACGCCATCTCGGAGTGGCTCGCGGAAGAACCCCGCACGTCCTAA
- a CDS encoding purine-cytosine permease family protein produces the protein MSSYDTAPPTTAPAALGGKIEQRSVGYIPANERYGSPWNQFTLWFGANLQVTCLVTGALAFVFGGDVVWSIIGLFIGQLAGGCVMALHAAQGPRLGLPQMISSRAQFGVYGAAIPLVLIVLMYLGFSASGTVLAGQATAHLFHAPEWTGIVVFGAVSAVFAIIGYDIIHKLGRWATVISSIAFIYLIYRFFVVADVNALLHINEFSLPSFLLAMALAASWQIAYGPYVADYSRYLPVDTNPRAVFFACLGGSVLSSTIAMTFGVLLAAYVGDGFRHHEVEALVSLGSNAFIASVIYLVIALGKLCVNVLNTYGGFMSVSTIWSGLRGKTEIPPQLRVFIIVIMTAVAVTVAMWGRGNFLDAFSSFLLFLLTFFTPWSAINLVDYYVLSKERYDVPALSDPNGRYGKWNAAAIISFVLGILIQLPFVDTAFYSGPLVERLGGTDISWIIGLIVTALLYLALQPLDKRIIPPETILPPAEPEPTEPPA, from the coding sequence ATGTCGTCGTACGACACCGCCCCACCCACCACCGCCCCGGCTGCGCTCGGTGGCAAAATTGAACAACGCTCCGTCGGCTATATCCCCGCGAACGAGCGCTACGGCTCCCCGTGGAACCAGTTCACCCTTTGGTTCGGCGCCAATTTGCAGGTCACGTGCCTGGTCACTGGGGCGCTTGCCTTTGTATTCGGCGGGGACGTTGTCTGGTCCATCATCGGGCTGTTCATAGGCCAGCTCGCGGGCGGCTGCGTTATGGCCTTGCACGCGGCGCAGGGCCCACGCCTCGGCTTGCCTCAAATGATCTCCTCCCGTGCCCAATTCGGGGTGTATGGTGCGGCAATCCCCTTGGTTCTCATCGTGCTGATGTACCTCGGATTTTCCGCCTCTGGCACGGTGCTTGCCGGCCAGGCAACCGCGCACCTTTTCCACGCCCCAGAGTGGACCGGAATCGTCGTGTTCGGCGCCGTAAGCGCCGTGTTCGCGATCATCGGCTACGACATCATTCACAAACTCGGGCGTTGGGCAACGGTCATCAGCTCGATCGCGTTCATCTACCTCATCTACCGCTTTTTCGTAGTAGCGGACGTGAACGCCCTCCTGCACATCAATGAGTTTTCACTTCCCTCATTCCTGCTCGCGATGGCACTCGCCGCGTCATGGCAGATTGCCTATGGGCCGTATGTGGCGGATTACTCCCGGTACCTCCCAGTGGATACAAACCCTCGTGCAGTGTTCTTCGCCTGTCTCGGCGGCTCGGTGTTGAGCTCGACCATTGCAATGACGTTCGGCGTGCTGCTCGCCGCGTATGTGGGCGACGGTTTCCGGCACCACGAGGTCGAAGCGCTGGTTTCGCTCGGATCAAACGCATTCATCGCGAGCGTGATTTACCTCGTCATCGCTTTGGGCAAGCTCTGCGTCAACGTCTTGAACACCTACGGCGGCTTCATGTCGGTTTCAACCATTTGGAGCGGCCTGCGGGGCAAGACCGAGATCCCACCACAACTGCGCGTGTTCATCATCGTCATAATGACTGCAGTGGCCGTCACTGTTGCAATGTGGGGACGTGGCAACTTCCTCGACGCATTCAGCTCGTTCCTGCTGTTCCTGCTCACTTTCTTCACGCCGTGGTCTGCAATCAACCTGGTGGACTACTACGTCCTATCGAAGGAACGCTACGACGTGCCAGCTTTGTCCGATCCAAACGGCCGATACGGTAAGTGGAACGCAGCGGCGATCATCTCGTTCGTACTGGGCATTCTCATCCAGCTACCGTTCGTCGACACGGCGTTTTACAGCGGCCCCCTTGTCGAACGCCTTGGTGGCACCGACATCTCCTGGATCATCGGTCTCATCGTTACCGCGCTGCTTTACTTGGCTCTCCAACCGCTGGATAAGCGCATAATCCCGCCTGAAACGATCCTCCCGCCAGCGGAACCGGAACCCACTGAGCCGCCTGCGTAG